A single genomic interval of Aphidius gifuensis isolate YNYX2018 linkage group LG6, ASM1490517v1, whole genome shotgun sequence harbors:
- the LOC122858755 gene encoding acetyl-CoA carboxylase isoform X1, giving the protein MFRGLLNFIAGNDNNHNNSSNNNSNLSNEENKEILIEEIVIDKKEDNQLEISRMSEAPVSFVVGVPDTSEDLEVEDSFPGDNDSNDFSQLQPPGTLLPGLMERRKRLRPSMSQGTVMILAQNQGQEKDFTVATPEEFVHRFSGTKVINKVLIANNGIAAVKCMRSIRRWSYEMFKNERSIRFVVMVTPEDLKANAEYIKMADQYVPVPGGTNNNNYANVELIVDIALRTQVQAVWAGWGHASENPKLPELLHKHDVSFIGPSERAMWALGDKIASSIVAQTADVPTLPWSGSELKAQYSGKKIKISSDLFRKGCVSTVEECIAAANKIGFPIMVKASEGGGGKGIRKVENVEELPTLFRQVQTEVPGSPIFIMKLAKCARHLEVQLLADNYGNAISLFGRDCSIQRRHQKIIEEAPAVIAKPEIFEEMEKAAVRLAKMVGYVSAGTVEYLYDPSGKYYFLELNPRLQVEHPCTEMVSDVNLPAAQLQIAMGLPLNHIKDIRLLYGESPWGNSVIDFDQPQHKPQPWGHVIAARITSENPDEGFKPSSGTVQELNFRSSKNVWGYFSVGASGGLHEFADSQFGHCFSWGEDRSQARENLVIALKELSIRGDFRTTVEYLITLLETDCFLTNNIDTAWLDALIAERVKSDKPDVLLAVTCGALHIADCTISAAFNGFQTAMEKGQIQAGNDLNNVVDVELINNGWKYKVQATKCGPNSYFLIMNGAYKEIEVHRLSDSGLLISLDGASFTTYMREEVDRYRIVIGNQTCIFEKDNDPSLLRAPTAGKLVSFLVEDGGHVDAGQAYAEIEVMKMVMTITASESGSVFYVKRPGAVLEAGVLIAHLELDDPSLVTRAQEYTGQFPPPISSAVPEKLNALHQKYRAALENTLAGYCLPDPYHLPRLRELIEKFMGSLRDPSLPLLELQEVISTISGRIPISVEKKIRKLMTLYERNITSVLAQFPSQQIAAVIDGHAATLSKRSDRDVFFLTTDAIVRLVQRYRNGIRGRMKTAVHELLRQYYIVESQFQQGHYDKCVSALIQLHKDDMAMVTNTIFSHNNVTKKNILVTMLIDHLWANEPGLTDELATSLTELTSLNRSEHSRVALRARQVLIAAHQPAYELRHNQMESIFLSAVDMYGHDFHPENLQKLILSETSIFDILHDFFYHTNRAVCNAALEVYVRRAYISYELTCLQHLELSGEIPLIYYQFLLPNNHPNRQTSSTINHRTGAMAAFQNLEQFSQYSDEVLDLLEDLSSPNSVSARVLEAVDAAGNSESRHSTSINVSFSTSTNTNEPAGGVQVDLNEKKLSEPVHCLSIAVQDNGNQDDSTMARLFGDWCSQNKDELVSRGIRRVTFAALQKRQFPKFFTFRQRDGFIEDKIYRHLEPGCAFQLELNRMKTYDLEALPTSNQKMHLYLGQAKVPKGQQITDYRFFIRSIIRHSDLITKEASFDYLHNEGERVLLEAMDELEVAFSHPLAKRTDCNHIFLNFVPTVIMDLARIEESVTSMVLRYGPRLWKLRVRTAEIKMTIRTSPGKSTHNVRLCIANDSGYSIDLHLYTEVIDPKTGIIRFESYCGGGTTTSSRIGPMHGLPILTPYLTKDYLQAKRFQAQSAGTTYVYDLPDMFRQQIEKSWIKYIEDRPQLLNDNKNIIPSPLIEYIELVLDDNDNLIEQKRLPGENNIGMVAWRMTLYTPEYPDGRDIILIANDITYLIGSFGMKEDIVFCRASELAREKRIPRIYFSANAGARIGLAEEVKALFRICWEDANIPEKGFKYIYLTPDDYARLAPYNSIKAVLIEDCGESRYKITDIIGKDDGLGVENLKYAGMIAGETSKAYDDIVTISIASCRAIGIGSYLLRLGQRVIQIENSHIILTGYRALNAVLGREVYASNNQLGGIQIMYHNGISHTTAPRDLDGIATVLRWISMVPKHKGYSLPIIIPSDPVDREIGFLPTKTPYDPRFMLDGRMLDDNTFESGFFDAGTWEEIMRPWAQTVVTGRARLGGIPCGIVAVETRTVEFQFPADPANLDSEAKTVSQAGQVWFPDSAFKTAQAIKDFAREELPLFIFANWRGFSGGMKDMYEQIMKFGAYIVDGLREYTRPVFIYIPPNGELRGGAWAVVDTTINPRHMEMFADTTSRGGVLEPEGIVEIKFRKKDIIKTIHRVDNEIIKLKEKITAGISPEDKSIIEAEIKTRENILTPMYHQVAVHFSDLHDTPERMLEKNTIHDIIPWKMARKSLYWRLRRRLLEEELRREILETQPSLDVRQVDAMLRRWFVEDKGTTESYLWEQDEAVVQWLEEQRNNENSVVIRNIDCVKKDAVVTHVKDALEKCPDVRLDAALEIAHRLQPSERAELMRTLVQLDSSNQEHHNDSSGSS; this is encoded by the exons GCCCAGCATGTCGCAGGGCACGGTGATGATATTGGCGCAAAATCAAGGTCAAGAAAAAGACTTTACTGTAGCAACACCTGAAGAATTTGTACATCGTTTTTCTGGTACCAAAGTTATCAACAAG gTACTTATTGCAAATAATGGTATTGCTGCAGTAAAATGTATGCGTTCAATACGTCGTTGGTCATatgaaatgtttaaaaatgaaCGTTCAATACGTTTTGTTGTAATGGTAACACCAGAAGATTTAAAAGCAAATgctgaatatattaaaatggcTGATCAATATGTACCAGTACCAGGTggaacaaataataataattatgcaaATGTTGAGCTGATTGTTGACATTGCATTACGTACACAGGTACAAGCTGTATGGGCTGGTTGGGGACATGCATCAGAAAATCCAAAATTACCAGAATTATTACATAAACATGATGTATCATTTATTGGACCATCTGAACGTGCAATGTGGGCATTGGGTGATAAAATAGCATCATCAATTGTTGCACAAACAGCAGATGTACCAACATTACCATGGTCTGGTTCAGAATTAAAAGCTCAATATtctggtaaaaaaataaaaatatcatctgATTTATTTCGTAAAGGTTGTGTATCAACAGTTGAAGAATGTATTGCTGCAGCAAATAAAATTGGTTTTCCAATAATGGTTAAAGCATCTGAGGGTGGTGGTGGTAAAGGTATACGTAAAGTTGAAAATGTTGAAGAATTACCAACATTATTTCGTCAAGTACAAACAGAAGTACCTGGTTCaccaatatttattatgaaattagCTAAATGTGCACGTCATCTTGAGGTACAATTACTTGCTGATAATTATGGTAATGCAATATCATTATTTGGACGTGATTGTTCAATTCAACGTAgacatcaaaaaattattgaagaagCACCAGCTGTTATTGCTAAACCAGAAATATTTGAAGAAATGGAAAAAGCAGCAGTACGTTTAGCTAAAATGGTTGGTTATGTATCAGCTGGTactgttgaatatttatatgatccatctggtaaatattattttcttgaattaaATCCAAGATTACAAGTTGAACATCCATGTACAGAAATGGTATCAGATGTTAATTTACCAGCAGCACAATTACAAATTGCAATGGGTTTACCATTAAATCATATAAAAGATATACGTTTATTATATGGTGAATCACCATGGGGTAATTCAGTAATTGATTTTGATCAACCACAACATAAACCACAACCATGGGGACATGTTATTGCTGCTAGAATAACATCTGAAAATCCAGATGAAGGTTTTAAACCAAGTTCAGGAACAGtacaagaattaaattttcgtTCATCTAAAAATGTATGGGGTTATTTTTCAGTTGGTGCATCTGGTGGTCTTCATGAATTTGCTGATTCACAatttggtcattgtttttcaTGGGGTGAAGATCGTTCACAAGCACGTGAAAATTTAGTTATTGCACTTAAAGAATTAAGTATACGTGGTGATTTTCGTACAactgttgaatatttaataacattattagaaacagattgttttttaacaaataatattgatacagCATGGTTAGATGCGCTAATTGCTGAACGTGTTAAATCAGATAAACCAGATGTATTATTAGCAGTAACATGTGGTGCATTACATATTGCTGATTGTACAATATCAGCAGCATTTAATGGTTTTCAAACAGCTATGGAAAAAGGACAAATACAAGCTggtaatgatttaaataatgttgttgatgttgaactTATTAATAATGGATGGAAATATAAAGTACAAGCAACAAAATGTGGTccaaattcatattttttaataatgaatggTGCATATAAAGAAATTGAAGTACATAGATTATCTGATAGTGgtttattaatatcacttgATGGTGCTAGTTTTACAACATATATGAGAGAAGAAGTTGATCGTTATAGAATTGTTATTGGTAATCAAACatgtatatttgaaaaagataATGATCCATCATTATTACGTGCACCAACAGCTGGTAAATTAGTTAGTTTTTTAGTTGAAGATGGTGGTCATGTTGATGCTGGACAAGCATATGCTGAAATTGAAGTTATGAAAATGGTTATGACAATAACAGCTAGTGAATCTGGTAGTGTATTTTATGTTAAACGTCCTGGTGCTGTACTTGAAGCTGGTGTATTAATTGCACATTTAGAACTTGATGATCCATCACTTGTTACAAGAGCACAAGAATATACTGGACAATTTCCACCACCAATATCATCAGCAGTACCAGAAAAGTTAAATGCTTTACATCAAAAATATCGTGCTGCATTAGAAAATACATTGGCTGGTTATTGTCTACCAGATCCATATCATTTACCAAGATTACgtgaattaattgaaaaattcatgGGTTCATTACGTGATCCAAGTTTACCACTACTTGAATTACAAGAAGTTATATCAACAATATCTGGTAGAATACCAAtatctgttgaaaaaaaaatacgtaaattAATGACACTTTATGAGAGAAATATAACATCTGTATTAGCACAATTTCCAAGTCAACAAATTGCTGCTGTTATTGATGGACATGCAGCAACATTATCAAAACGTTCTGATCGTGATGTATTCTTTTTAACAACTGATGCTATTGTTAGATTAGTACAAAGATACAGAAATGGCATTAGAGGTAGAATGAAAACAGCTGTACATGAATTATTAcgtcaatattatattgttgaaaGTCAATTTCAACAGGGACACTATGATAAATGTGTATCAGCATTAATACAATTACACAAAGATGATATGGCCATGGTTACAAATACAATATTCAGTCATAATAatgttactaaaaaaaatatattagttaCAATGTTGATTGATCATTTATGGGCAAATGAACCTGGTTTAACTGATGAACTTGCAACATCATTAACTGAATTAACATCATTAAATCGTTCTGAACATAGTAGAGTTGCTTTACGTGCACGTCAAGTGTTAATTGCAGCACATCAACCAGCATATGAACTACGTCATAATCAAAtggaatcaatatttttatctgccGTTGATATGTATGGTCATGATTTTCAtcctgaaaatttacaaaaattaatattatcagaaacatcaatatttgatatattacatgattttttttatcatacaaaTCGTGCTGTTTGTAATGCAGCACTTGAAGTTTATGTTAGACGTGCATATATTAGTTATGAATTAACATGTTTACAACATTTAGAATTATCTGGTGAAATAccattaatatattatcaatttttattaccaaATAATCATCCAAATAgacaaacatcatcaacaataaatcatCGTACTGGTGCAATGGCTGCATTTCAAAATTTAGAACAATTTAGTCAATATTCAGATGAAGTTTTAGATTTACTTGAAGATTTATCATCACCAAATTCAGTATCAGCAAGAGTTCTAGAAGCTGTTGATGCTGCTGGTAATAGTGAATCACGTCATAGTACATCAATAAATGTATCATTTAGTAcatcaacaaatacaaatgaacCAGCTGGTGGTGTACaagttgatttaaatgaaaaaaaattaagtgaacCAGTACATTGTTTAAGTATTGCTGTACAAGATAATGGTAATCAAGATGATTCAACAATGGCACGTTTATTTGGTGATTGGTGTTCACAAAATAAAGATGAACTAGTATCACGTGGTATAAGACGTGTTACATTTGCTGCTCTACAAAAACGTCAATTTCCAAAATTCTTTACGTTTCGTCAAAGAGATGGTTTTATTGAGGATAAAATATATCGTCATTTGGAGCCTGGTTGTGCATTTCAACTTGAATTAAATCGTATGAAAACATATGATCTTGAGGCATTACCAACGTCAAATCAAAAAATGCATTTGTATCTTGGACAAGCTAAAGTACCAAAAGGACAACAAATAACTGATTACAGATTTTTCATACGTTCAATAATACGTCATTctgatttaataacaaaagaagCTAGTTTTGATTATTTACATAATGAAGGTGAACGTGTATTACTTGAAGCAATGGATGAATTGGAAGTTGCATTTTCTCATCCATTAGCTAAACGTACTGATTgtaatcatatatttttaaattttgtaccaACAGTTATAATGGATTTAGCTAGAATTGAAGAAAGTGTTACAAGTATGGTACTAAGATATGGACCAAGATTATGGAAATTACGTGTACGTACAGctgaaattaaaatgacaatacGTACATCACCAGGTAAATCAACTCATAATGTACGTCTTTGTATTGCAAATGACAGTGGTTATAGTAttgatttacatttatatacagAAGTTATTGATCCAAAAACTGGTATTATTAGATTTGAATCATATTGTGGTGGTggtacaacaacatcatcacgTATTGGTCCAATGCATGGTTTACCAATATTAACACCATATTTAACTAAAGATTATTTACAAGCTAAAAGATTTCAAGCACAAAGTGCTGGTACAACATATGTTTATGATTTACCAGATATGTTTCgtcaacaaattgaaaaatcatggattaaatatattgaagatAGACCACagttattaaatgataataaaaatataataccaagtccattaattgaatatattgaattagtacttgatgataatgataatttaattgaacaaaaacgtttacctggtgaaaataatattggtatGGTTGCATGGCGTATGACATTATACACACCAGAATATCCAGATGGACgtgatataatattaattgcaaATGATATAACATATCTTATTGGTTCATTTGGTATGAAAGAAGATATTGTATTTTGTCGTGCAAGTGAATTAGCACGTGAAAAACGTATAccaagaatatatttttcagcaaATGCTGGTGCACGTATTGGTCTTGCTGAAGAAGTTAAAGCACTATTTCGTATATGTTGGGAAGATGCAAATATACCAGAAAAaggatttaaatatatttatttaacaccaGATGATTATGCAAGACTTGCACcatataattcaataaaagcTGTATTAATTGAAGATTGTGGTGAATcaagatataaaataacagATATTATTGGTAAAGATGATGGTTTAggtgttgaaaatttaaaatatgctGGTATGATTGCTGGTGAAACATCAAAAGCATATGATGATATTGTTACAATATCAATAGCATCATGTCGTGCTATTGGTATTGGTTCATATTTATTACGTTTAGGACAACGTGTtatacaaattgaaaattcacatattattttaactggTTATCGTGCATTAAATGCTGTACTTGGACGTGAAGTATATGCATCAAATAATCAACTTGGTGGTATACAAATAATGTATCATAATGGTATATCACATACAACAGCACCACGTGATTTAGATGGTATTGCAACTGTATTACGTTGGATATCAATGGTACCAAAACATAAAGGTTATTcattaccaataataataccaTCTGATCCAGTTGATCGTGAAATTGGatttttaccaacaaaaaCACCATATGATCCACGTTTTATGCTTGATGGACGTATGCTTGATGATAATACATTTGAATCTGGTTTTTTTGATGCTGGTACATGGGAAGAAATAATGCGTCCATGGGCACAAACAGTTGTTACTGGACGTGCTAGATTAGGTGGTATACCATGTGGTATTGTTGCTGTTGAAACACGTACTGTTGAATTTCAATTTCCAGCTGATCCAGCAAATTTAGATTCAGAAGCTAAAACAGTATCACAAGCTGGACAAGTATGGTTTCCAGATTCAGCATTTAAAACAGCACAAGCTATTAAAGATTTTGCTAGAGAAGAATtaccattatttatatttgcaaaTTGGCGTGGTTTTTCTGGTGGTATGAAAGATATGTATGaacaaattatgaaatttgGTGCATATATTGTTGATGGTTTACGTGAATATACACGTcctgtatttatatatataccaccAAATGGTGAATTACGTGGTGGAGCATGGGCTGTTGTTGATACAACAATTAATCCAAGACATATGGAAATGTTTGCTGATACAACAAGTCGTGGTGGTGTACTTGAACCAGAGGgaattgttgaaattaaatttcgtaaaaaagatattattaaaacaattcatcgtgttgataatgaaattattaaattaaaagaaaaaataacagcTGGTATTAGTCCAGAggataaatcaattattgaagCTGAAATTAAAACacgtgaaaatatattaacaccAATGTATCATCAAGTTGCTGTACATTTTTCTGATCTTCATGATACACCAGAAAgaatgttagaaaaaaatacaattcatGATATAATACCATGGAAAATGGCTAGAAAATCATTATATTGGAGATTACGTAGACGTTTATTAGAAGAAGAATTGAGACGTGAAATACTTGAAACACAACCAAGTCTTGATGTTAGACAAGTTGATGCAATGTTAAGAAGATGGTTTGTTGAAGATAAAGGAACAACTGAATCATATCTTTGGGAACAAGATGAAGCTGTTGTACAATGGTTAGAAGAACAa